From the genome of Gracilibacillus salitolerans, one region includes:
- a CDS encoding carbohydrate ABC transporter permease — MDSTLYETKTDKLFKFFVYICLTIALIVVLYPLIYIISASISNPTYVNSGKMWLLPKDITFEGYRLIFGNDSIWRGYLMTVVYTGLGTFINLLVTIPAAYALSRKDFYGRGFFTAIFVLTMFFTGGLIPTYLVVRDLGLIDTIWAMVLPNAAAVWNIVIARVFFQSTIPKGLEEAATIDGASNFKLFFKIILPLSAPIIAVMALFYGVGHWNGYFNALIYISDRDLFPLQLVLREILVLQDMSSNSATMTGDTAQLIHSNQQLAAIIKYGVMIVSSLPVIIVYPFLQKYFVKGVMIGSLKG; from the coding sequence ATGGATTCCACTTTGTATGAAACGAAAACCGATAAGCTGTTTAAGTTTTTTGTCTATATTTGTTTAACAATTGCGCTGATAGTCGTACTTTACCCATTAATTTATATTATTAGTGCTTCTATAAGTAATCCTACTTATGTTAATTCAGGGAAAATGTGGTTATTGCCGAAAGATATTACCTTTGAGGGCTATCGATTAATTTTTGGAAATGATTCGATTTGGCGAGGGTATTTAATGACTGTTGTGTATACAGGATTAGGTACATTCATTAATCTGTTGGTTACAATTCCTGCAGCTTATGCTTTATCAAGAAAGGACTTCTATGGAAGGGGATTTTTCACTGCTATTTTTGTATTAACCATGTTTTTTACAGGTGGATTGATTCCCACTTATTTAGTAGTAAGGGATCTAGGATTAATTGATACGATATGGGCAATGGTGTTACCTAATGCCGCGGCAGTTTGGAACATTGTGATTGCCAGAGTGTTTTTTCAATCCACAATACCAAAAGGCTTGGAAGAAGCTGCAACAATTGATGGAGCTTCCAATTTTAAATTGTTTTTTAAAATTATTTTACCTTTATCAGCTCCCATTATTGCTGTAATGGCTCTTTTCTATGGGGTAGGTCACTGGAATGGTTACTTTAATGCATTAATTTATATCTCAGATCGAGATTTATTTCCCCTACAGTTAGTATTAAGAGAAATATTAGTATTACAGGACATGTCTTCTAATAGTGCGACAATGACAGGGGATACAGCACAACTGATTCATAGTAATCAACAATTGGCAGCCATCATTAAATATGGGGTTATGATTGTTTCATCACTGCCAGTCATCATTGTGTATCCATTCTTACAAAAGTATTTTGTTAAAGGAGTTATGATTGGATCACTTAAAGGATAA
- a CDS encoding extracellular solute-binding protein, protein MRKKIWYLLIGIICCALIVGCSDDETAGDDNNQENDESTSSDVEVNKEGYPIVDEEITLSLMAPGTGLAEWEDMPTLQQYSEKSNIYFEYDTPPLSDFQTKLNLAFASGDIADIIFGAGTADLTPGMEVDYGQQGILQPLEDLIDEFAPNFKALMEENPEIQRSITTTDGHIYALPAINHHPTAAWPAGPMWFNGQWLDALGVEELPKTTEELYDLLVRFKTEDPNGNGEADEIPLIDVQMNSTRRWFLAAFGMKEWGMEEANGEARYAPMTENYKEYLTYMNKLYEEELLDPETFSQADEQKKAKGQENRLGLFPDWFSFFTTGETEEEAINNPMFHPLTSDISPEIVLPGNPGISRGAFAITNNNEHPEASIRWIDYLYSQEGRDYFDQGPEGYLWEEGEDGQREFLEVPEEYDSSEDYRGSLTPAYGITTPMLVDLVENAPRSDFDLFIEEETQEKVDPYAETAFPLVYLSDEEQDTINTIEVDLESYVEQMEAKFITGVEPLSKWDEYIQTIENMNIEQYIQIHQEAYDRWAEN, encoded by the coding sequence ATGAGGAAAAAAATATGGTATTTATTAATAGGTATTATATGTTGTGCATTAATTGTAGGATGTAGTGATGATGAAACTGCAGGAGATGACAATAATCAGGAAAATGATGAATCAACTTCTTCTGATGTTGAAGTGAATAAAGAAGGATACCCAATAGTAGATGAAGAAATTACATTGTCGCTAATGGCACCAGGTACAGGATTGGCAGAATGGGAAGATATGCCAACATTACAACAGTATTCAGAAAAATCAAATATATATTTTGAGTATGATACACCTCCATTAAGTGATTTTCAAACTAAATTGAACTTAGCATTTGCGAGCGGCGACATAGCTGATATTATCTTTGGGGCTGGAACTGCAGATTTAACGCCAGGTATGGAAGTGGATTATGGTCAACAAGGGATTTTACAACCTTTAGAGGATTTAATCGATGAATTTGCACCAAATTTTAAAGCGTTAATGGAAGAAAACCCTGAGATTCAAAGATCTATCACTACAACAGATGGACATATATATGCGCTTCCTGCTATTAACCATCATCCTACTGCTGCTTGGCCGGCAGGTCCAATGTGGTTTAACGGTCAATGGTTAGATGCATTAGGTGTGGAGGAACTACCGAAAACCACGGAAGAATTATATGATTTATTAGTTCGATTTAAGACAGAGGACCCTAACGGAAATGGTGAAGCAGACGAAATACCATTAATAGATGTACAAATGAACAGTACAAGAAGATGGTTTCTGGCTGCATTTGGGATGAAAGAATGGGGCATGGAAGAAGCAAATGGCGAAGCACGTTATGCACCTATGACAGAGAACTATAAAGAATACTTAACCTATATGAATAAATTATATGAAGAAGAGTTACTAGATCCTGAAACATTTTCACAGGCGGATGAACAAAAGAAAGCAAAAGGTCAAGAAAACCGGTTAGGATTATTTCCAGATTGGTTCTCCTTCTTTACAACTGGTGAGACAGAGGAAGAAGCAATCAATAATCCAATGTTCCATCCTTTAACAAGTGATATTTCCCCGGAAATTGTTTTGCCAGGAAATCCGGGTATTAGTAGAGGGGCCTTTGCTATTACGAATAATAATGAACATCCGGAGGCTTCTATCAGATGGATTGATTATTTATACTCACAAGAGGGTAGAGATTATTTTGATCAAGGTCCAGAAGGTTACTTATGGGAAGAAGGAGAAGATGGACAAAGGGAATTCTTAGAAGTTCCGGAAGAGTATGATAGTAGTGAGGACTACCGTGGATCCCTTACACCAGCATATGGTATTACAACACCTATGTTAGTAGATTTAGTTGAAAATGCACCAAGGTCAGATTTTGATTTATTTATCGAAGAAGAAACACAAGAAAAAGTCGATCCATATGCAGAAACGGCATTTCCTTTAGTATATTTATCAGATGAAGAACAAGATACAATTAATACTATTGAAGTAGATTTGGAATCGTATGTAGAACAAATGGAAGCTAAATTTATTACTGGCGTAGAGCCACTTTCTAAATGGGATGAATATATTCAAACAATTGAAAATATGAATATTGAACAATATATTCAAATCCATCAAGAGGCTTATGATCGTTGGGCAGAAAATTAA
- a CDS encoding glycoside hydrolase family 125 protein gives MTQQLRTSIQGLIKKVHNYYQTDQKLQAMFEECFVNTYQTTIRPQSDGTTFVITGDIPAMWLRDSAAQVRPYLLLVDQDPKIAKMIQGVIEKQMFFINHDPYANAFNERPNGNRYHEDQTKMTDWIWERKYEIDSLCYPIQLAYLYWKSSGITTHFNQQFTEAMEKIVDVWMTEQHHADQSDYHFVRDNCPPQDTLSNDGYGAPVGYTGMTWSGFRPSDDACKYGYLIPSNMFAVVSLQQLAEIALSILENESLANKANKLALEIEQGIQQFGMVEHPEFGLIYAYETDGLGNYVLMDDANVPSLLSIPYIGYRPFDDEIYQNTRRFILSEENPYYFKGKVASGIGSPHTPDQYIWHIALAIQGLTSIEKEERDRLIQLFKETDANQNLMHEGFHVEDPEQFTRPWFSWANSMFSEFLLSEMGLVVEGSPLQAYKKKRIY, from the coding sequence ATGACACAACAGCTAAGAACCTCTATCCAAGGTTTAATTAAAAAAGTACACAACTACTATCAAACAGATCAAAAACTGCAAGCTATGTTCGAAGAATGTTTCGTTAATACGTATCAAACAACGATACGTCCTCAATCAGATGGTACTACTTTTGTTATTACAGGTGATATACCGGCAATGTGGTTAAGGGACTCTGCAGCGCAGGTTCGTCCTTACTTATTATTAGTAGATCAAGATCCAAAGATAGCAAAAATGATCCAAGGTGTGATTGAGAAGCAGATGTTCTTTATCAATCATGATCCTTATGCCAATGCATTTAATGAGCGTCCGAATGGTAACCGTTATCATGAAGATCAAACGAAGATGACGGATTGGATATGGGAACGCAAATATGAAATTGATTCACTTTGCTATCCTATCCAGCTTGCTTATTTGTATTGGAAGTCATCGGGGATCACCACTCATTTTAATCAGCAGTTTACAGAAGCTATGGAGAAAATAGTAGACGTTTGGATGACAGAACAGCATCATGCAGATCAATCAGATTATCATTTTGTACGAGATAACTGTCCGCCACAAGATACACTGTCTAACGATGGATATGGGGCACCAGTGGGATATACAGGAATGACGTGGAGTGGATTTCGTCCCAGTGATGATGCATGTAAATATGGTTATTTAATTCCTTCTAATATGTTTGCCGTTGTATCTTTACAACAATTAGCCGAAATAGCCCTTTCCATCTTAGAAAATGAGTCGTTAGCCAACAAAGCAAACAAATTAGCATTAGAAATCGAGCAAGGCATTCAACAATTTGGTATGGTGGAACACCCTGAATTTGGTCTTATCTATGCTTATGAAACAGATGGTTTAGGAAACTATGTGTTAATGGATGATGCGAATGTTCCAAGTTTGTTATCCATTCCCTATATAGGATACCGGCCGTTCGATGATGAAATTTACCAAAATACCAGAAGGTTTATCTTGAGTGAGGAAAATCCATATTATTTTAAAGGCAAAGTAGCAAGTGGTATCGGCAGTCCTCATACACCAGATCAGTATATTTGGCATATTGCATTAGCCATCCAAGGCTTAACCTCAATAGAAAAAGAGGAAAGAGATCGCTTGATCCAATTATTTAAGGAAACAGACGCTAATCAAAATTTAATGCATGAGGGCTTTCATGTAGAGGATCCAGAGCAATTCACGCGACCTTGGTTTTCTTGGGCTAATTCCATGTTTAGTGAATTTCTGTTAAGTGAAATGGGCCTTGTGGTAGAAGGAAGTCCATTGCAAGCCTATAAGAAAAAAAGGATATATTAA
- a CDS encoding alpha-L-fucosidase — protein MTNEHEVANGVHNFSPEKNWIKPNDPILLERLEWFKDQKLALMMHWGPYSQLGLVESWALSDEDGDWSRDDIDWEEDMEEFKRQYFNLNRTFNPIRFQPDKWAELAHKAGFKYLIFTTKHHDGFSMWDTKETDYSITGKDCPFHTHKYANICRNVFDAFREKGIAIAAYFSKADWHTPYYWAPGMERKNHMWRGPSYDPEQYPWMWEKFISFTHNQIMELMTKYGRIDILWLDAGWVGKRNQDIRLGEVVERARQHQPWLLTADRTVGGLYENYITPEQTIPDQPIDVPWESCITIGTSFSFKFEDEYKSLREIIHTLIEIVAKGGNLALNVPPQPDGRLPRQACELMKGIGEWMQLYGESIYGTRMVAPYYKDNYAFTIKDENVYCFRLYQNNDRSYQDKEIVIPYFDKVERIDMLHVCDSLEFYQGNDGLTIKIPPIEEGNTPITHVFKFA, from the coding sequence ATGACAAATGAGCATGAAGTAGCAAATGGTGTTCACAATTTTAGTCCTGAAAAGAATTGGATTAAACCAAACGATCCCATCTTGCTAGAAAGATTAGAGTGGTTTAAAGACCAAAAGTTGGCATTGATGATGCACTGGGGACCATATTCTCAATTGGGACTAGTAGAATCATGGGCTTTAAGTGATGAAGATGGTGATTGGTCTCGTGATGATATCGATTGGGAAGAAGACATGGAAGAATTTAAAAGGCAATATTTTAATTTGAATCGAACCTTTAATCCGATTAGATTTCAGCCAGATAAATGGGCTGAACTTGCTCATAAAGCAGGGTTTAAATATTTGATTTTTACGACCAAACATCATGATGGCTTCTCGATGTGGGATACCAAAGAAACAGATTACAGTATTACAGGAAAAGACTGTCCCTTTCACACACATAAATATGCGAATATTTGCCGGAATGTATTTGATGCTTTTCGTGAGAAAGGAATCGCAATAGCAGCGTATTTTTCTAAAGCAGATTGGCATACACCATATTATTGGGCACCAGGAATGGAAAGAAAAAATCACATGTGGAGAGGCCCATCTTATGATCCGGAACAATATCCTTGGATGTGGGAAAAGTTTATATCATTCACGCACAATCAAATAATGGAATTAATGACGAAGTACGGAAGGATAGATATCCTTTGGCTGGATGCAGGCTGGGTTGGAAAGCGTAATCAGGATATCAGACTTGGTGAGGTCGTAGAAAGAGCTCGGCAACATCAGCCATGGTTGCTAACGGCAGATAGAACAGTAGGAGGATTATATGAGAACTATATTACACCTGAACAGACTATTCCCGATCAACCGATTGATGTACCTTGGGAAAGTTGTATAACGATTGGAACTTCCTTTTCATTTAAATTTGAAGATGAATATAAATCTTTAAGAGAAATCATTCATACACTTATCGAAATAGTAGCTAAGGGTGGGAATTTGGCTTTAAATGTTCCTCCTCAACCAGATGGCCGACTCCCGAGACAAGCGTGTGAATTAATGAAAGGTATAGGTGAATGGATGCAATTATATGGGGAATCAATTTATGGAACAAGAATGGTTGCCCCCTATTACAAAGACAATTACGCCTTTACCATCAAGGATGAAAATGTATATTGCTTCCGTTTATATCAAAATAATGATCGTTCCTATCAAGATAAAGAAATAGTTATTCCTTATTTCGACAAAGTAGAACGTATCGACATGCTCCATGTTTGTGATTCATTGGAGTTCTATCAAGGTAATGATGGATTAACGATCAAAATTCCTCCTATAGAAGAAGGAAACACACCAATTACACATGTATTCAAGTTTGCGTAA
- a CDS encoding alpha-mannosidase, with product MSQPKNKKTVHIISHTHWDREWYLPYEKHHFLLVEFMDQLIDTLDNDPNYKSFHLDGQTIILDDYLEVRPERREKLKQLIEQKRIYVGPWYILQDEFLTSSEANIRNLQYGIKDAKKWGNVSKIGYFPDSFGNIGQAPQILAQAGIKHAAFGRGVKPTGFNNLVSDADMYESPYSEMNWKSPDGNEVVGLLFANWYCNGNEIPLEREAAKKYWDGHLEAMEKYASSNHLLMLNGCDHQPVQTDLSEAIELAQELYPDIEFIHSNFNEYVKQLDHQRNEDHLKTVEGELRSQHTDGWGTLVNTASSRVYLKQMNQEVQTLLESEVEPLAAFAYLMDEKYDHDVLEYAWKILMQNHPHDSICGCSVDEVHREMVTRFEKSKHMAESMKQDLLEKLSKHIDTMSFKKFGEDSIPFAIFNTTGQRRTGVVTVELDLKREYFADGVHRKQLENYRVDNRVLIDERGSIVDYEIEDLGVLFDYDLPKNQFRQPYLARRVKISLEAQDVAPLSHQTFALVIGEKKSNTTNRIATAKNVLENDYMYIKVNSNGSLHIRNKATDQVFENLLVYEDTGDIGNEYMYKQAPQDLPITTEGLQASIKLVEDTPIRATYEIMHELEIPESAEAALEKEQQELVWFSGRKAKRSKNTTLFTIKTHVSLERYGKGIDIQVSYCNVAKDHRLRALFPTDIESKVHYADSIFEVAKRNNQPSDQWTNPDHSQHQQAFVSMHNGGKGITIANKGLNEYEVLRDDRNTIAITLVRAVRELGDWGYFPTPEAQCLGDQYAAFKIFPHVNQEEPAEVYQQAYQYRIPWSQIQLPNQVGSIPASHQYISADTSKETVLTSLKASSLTDDLHMRFFNMMGHDGTVHIGHNNMVEQYYLSNILEQQGETLVESNDSITLPVAPFEIATIGLKVKERSE from the coding sequence GTGAGTCAACCGAAGAATAAGAAAACCGTTCATATTATTTCTCATACACATTGGGATCGTGAGTGGTATTTACCATACGAGAAACATCATTTCTTATTAGTAGAATTTATGGATCAATTAATAGATACATTAGATAATGACCCGAACTACAAAAGTTTCCATTTGGATGGTCAGACTATCATATTGGATGATTATTTGGAGGTGCGTCCAGAGCGAAGAGAAAAACTTAAACAATTAATAGAGCAAAAGCGCATTTATGTCGGTCCTTGGTATATATTACAAGATGAATTTCTTACAAGTAGTGAAGCTAATATTCGCAATTTACAATATGGCATCAAAGATGCTAAAAAGTGGGGGAATGTTTCCAAGATTGGCTACTTCCCTGATTCATTCGGGAATATTGGGCAAGCGCCACAAATATTGGCTCAGGCGGGAATTAAGCATGCCGCATTTGGCAGAGGGGTAAAACCTACAGGCTTTAACAATTTAGTAAGTGACGCAGATATGTATGAATCTCCTTATTCAGAAATGAATTGGAAGTCTCCAGATGGTAATGAAGTAGTCGGGCTTCTTTTTGCTAATTGGTATTGTAACGGAAATGAGATTCCTTTAGAAAGAGAAGCAGCCAAAAAATATTGGGATGGCCATTTAGAAGCGATGGAGAAATATGCTTCTTCTAATCACTTATTAATGCTAAATGGGTGTGATCATCAGCCTGTACAAACAGATTTGTCTGAGGCTATTGAGTTAGCACAGGAACTATATCCTGACATTGAATTTATTCATTCTAATTTTAATGAGTATGTGAAACAGCTGGACCATCAGCGAAATGAAGATCATTTGAAAACAGTTGAAGGAGAATTGCGAAGTCAACATACGGATGGATGGGGAACGCTAGTAAATACTGCCTCCTCTAGAGTTTACTTAAAGCAAATGAATCAAGAAGTACAAACTTTATTAGAAAGTGAAGTAGAACCATTAGCTGCTTTCGCTTATTTAATGGATGAGAAGTATGATCATGATGTACTGGAATATGCTTGGAAAATACTCATGCAAAACCACCCTCATGATAGTATTTGCGGTTGTAGTGTAGATGAAGTGCACAGAGAAATGGTGACAAGGTTTGAAAAGAGTAAACATATGGCAGAAAGCATGAAACAAGATCTATTAGAAAAACTTTCAAAGCATATAGATACCATGTCATTTAAGAAATTTGGTGAAGACTCGATCCCATTTGCCATTTTTAATACCACAGGACAAAGACGTACTGGTGTGGTAACAGTAGAGTTAGATTTGAAGCGGGAGTACTTTGCTGATGGTGTTCATCGCAAACAATTAGAAAATTACAGAGTAGATAATAGAGTTTTGATAGATGAGAGAGGTAGTATAGTTGATTATGAGATAGAAGATTTAGGGGTTTTATTTGATTATGATTTACCAAAAAATCAATTCCGACAACCTTATCTAGCAAGGAGAGTAAAAATATCGCTAGAAGCACAAGATGTAGCACCTTTAAGTCACCAAACATTTGCTTTAGTAATAGGAGAGAAGAAAAGCAACACAACAAATCGGATTGCTACAGCAAAAAATGTACTTGAAAATGATTATATGTATATCAAAGTTAATTCAAATGGCTCACTCCATATACGTAATAAAGCGACCGATCAAGTTTTTGAGAATCTATTAGTGTATGAAGACACTGGAGATATTGGTAATGAGTATATGTATAAACAAGCACCTCAAGATCTTCCTATTACGACAGAGGGATTACAAGCATCTATCAAGCTGGTGGAGGATACACCTATTCGAGCTACTTATGAAATCATGCATGAATTAGAAATTCCGGAAAGTGCGGAAGCTGCCTTAGAGAAGGAACAACAAGAACTTGTATGGTTTTCCGGACGTAAAGCAAAGCGAAGCAAAAACACCACTCTCTTTACCATCAAAACTCACGTTAGTTTAGAGCGATATGGTAAGGGGATCGATATTCAAGTTTCTTACTGTAATGTAGCGAAGGATCATCGTTTGCGTGCTCTGTTTCCTACAGACATTGAAAGTAAAGTACATTACGCGGATTCTATATTTGAAGTAGCTAAAAGAAATAATCAGCCATCGGATCAATGGACGAATCCTGATCATTCCCAGCATCAACAGGCATTTGTCAGTATGCACAATGGAGGAAAGGGTATTACGATTGCTAACAAGGGATTAAACGAATATGAAGTGTTGAGAGATGACAGGAATACCATTGCGATTACGTTAGTTCGAGCAGTAAGAGAATTAGGAGACTGGGGGTATTTCCCGACTCCAGAAGCACAATGTTTAGGTGATCAATATGCTGCTTTTAAAATTTTCCCCCATGTCAATCAAGAGGAGCCTGCTGAAGTGTATCAGCAAGCCTATCAATACCGGATTCCATGGTCTCAGATTCAGTTACCAAATCAGGTTGGTTCCATCCCTGCTAGTCATCAATATATATCGGCAGATACTTCAAAGGAGACAGTTTTAACATCTCTTAAAGCCTCTTCCTTGACGGATGATCTTCATATGCGTTTTTTTAATATGATGGGTCACGATGGAACAGTCCATATTGGTCATAACAATATGGTGGAGCAGTATTATCTCAGTAACATACTAGAGCAACAAGGTGAAACATTAGTGGAATCCAATGATTCTATCACATTACCAGTAGCTCCCTTTGAAATAGCAACGATTGGTTTAAAAGTAAAGGAAAGAAGTGAATAG
- a CDS encoding Gfo/Idh/MocA family protein, with the protein MLNVALLSRWHVHADDYANQVRGNDDMTITMVWDEDLERGKQWAQELGVPFEAELDEVLSDDRVDGVIVNTPTNLHKKVIIKAAQYKKHIFTEKILAFTIQDCQEIMRVVENNGIHLMVSLPRLTDSYYLYAQYVLDRGLLGRLTLIRCRFAHNGAVPSDNSPSGWLPDYFFNKEQSGGGALIDLGAHPIYLTNRLAGGAAKEISATLQSIREPYDVDDNALVTIEYEAGVLGVVETSFLSSGSPFQLELYGTEGTLLIEDEKVKLKTNTDNTWVTVDELPSPLLMPMEQWVKSIKHHIEPTITKEDVLHLTAINQAASLSNTTGQKVKWSDII; encoded by the coding sequence TTGTTAAATGTAGCTTTGTTGAGTAGATGGCATGTGCATGCTGATGATTATGCAAATCAAGTTAGAGGAAATGATGACATGACCATTACGATGGTATGGGATGAAGATTTAGAGCGTGGGAAACAATGGGCTCAAGAACTAGGAGTTCCTTTTGAGGCAGAACTAGATGAAGTATTATCAGATGATAGGGTAGATGGGGTAATTGTTAACACACCGACTAATCTACATAAAAAAGTTATTATTAAAGCAGCACAATATAAAAAGCATATTTTCACAGAAAAGATCTTAGCTTTTACTATACAAGATTGTCAGGAAATAATGCGTGTGGTGGAGAATAATGGTATCCATTTAATGGTTTCCTTACCACGTTTAACAGATAGTTATTATTTATATGCTCAATATGTGTTAGATAGAGGTTTGCTTGGTAGATTGACACTTATTCGTTGCCGGTTTGCACATAATGGGGCGGTTCCTTCAGACAACAGTCCTTCCGGATGGTTACCAGATTATTTTTTCAACAAAGAGCAAAGTGGCGGTGGTGCCTTAATCGATTTAGGTGCGCATCCAATCTATTTAACAAATCGTTTAGCAGGTGGAGCAGCAAAAGAAATATCAGCTACTCTTCAATCTATTCGAGAACCGTATGATGTTGATGATAATGCACTAGTAACAATTGAATATGAGGCAGGTGTATTAGGTGTTGTGGAAACCAGCTTTCTCTCGAGTGGGAGTCCATTTCAACTTGAACTATATGGGACAGAAGGAACTCTTTTGATAGAAGATGAAAAAGTTAAACTAAAAACAAATACAGATAACACCTGGGTGACAGTTGACGAACTGCCAAGTCCCTTATTAATGCCAATGGAGCAATGGGTTAAGTCGATAAAACATCATATAGAACCGACAATTACAAAAGAGGATGTTCTTCATTTAACCGCTATTAACCAAGCTGCATCTCTTTCCAATACGACGGGGCAAAAGGTTAAATGGAGTGATATTATATAA
- a CDS encoding ABC transporter permease has product MSLGTTIANKSKDEINVTKLKKSRLKKILQNWQLYIFILPALLYFIIFHYVPMYGIQIAFKDYVPSLGFLGSEWVGLKHFERFFNSYYFWDLLKNTLGISVYELIVGFPLPIILALLLNEAKDGLYKRTVQTVTYAPHFISVVVISGMIIAFLSPTTGIINHVIQFMGFEPISFMSDPKWFKTVYVLSGVWQSTGWGTIIYLAALSGVDPQQHEAAIVDGASRFQRIMYINIPTLVPTMVILLIMNLGNIMALGFEKILLLQNPLNLESSNVIATFVYQAGLLDAQYSFAAAVGLFNAVINAILLVAVNQIARKTSETSLW; this is encoded by the coding sequence ATGAGTTTAGGAACAACAATCGCTAACAAATCAAAAGATGAAATAAATGTCACGAAGCTGAAAAAGTCTAGACTTAAAAAAATCTTACAAAATTGGCAATTGTATATTTTTATATTACCAGCATTGTTGTACTTTATTATCTTTCATTATGTACCGATGTATGGCATCCAAATCGCTTTTAAAGATTATGTTCCATCATTAGGATTCTTGGGAAGTGAGTGGGTAGGTTTAAAACACTTTGAAAGATTCTTTAATTCCTATTACTTTTGGGATCTTCTAAAAAATACTTTAGGAATTAGCGTTTATGAATTAATTGTTGGTTTTCCTCTACCTATTATTCTGGCTTTATTATTAAATGAAGCAAAAGATGGACTATATAAAAGGACAGTCCAAACCGTTACATATGCACCTCATTTTATTTCAGTAGTGGTTATTTCAGGTATGATTATTGCTTTTTTGTCACCTACTACAGGTATTATTAACCACGTCATACAATTTATGGGTTTCGAACCTATTAGTTTTATGTCCGATCCTAAATGGTTTAAAACCGTATATGTTCTTTCTGGTGTATGGCAAAGCACTGGTTGGGGTACGATTATTTATCTTGCTGCATTATCAGGAGTAGACCCTCAACAACATGAAGCAGCTATTGTGGATGGGGCATCGAGGTTTCAGAGAATTATGTACATTAATATTCCGACTCTAGTACCAACCATGGTTATTCTATTAATTATGAATTTAGGTAATATTATGGCATTAGGCTTTGAAAAAATACTACTATTACAAAACCCTTTGAATTTAGAATCATCTAATGTCATAGCAACTTTTGTTTATCAAGCTGGTTTATTAGATGCACAATATAGTTTTGCAGCAGCGGTTGGTTTGTTTAATGCTGTCATCAATGCAATCTTGTTAGTCGCTGTTAACCAGATTGCCCGAAAAACAAGTGAAACAAGCTTATGGTAA